A region from the Malus domestica chromosome 07, GDT2T_hap1 genome encodes:
- the LOC103438936 gene encoding ribose-phosphate pyrophosphokinase 1, with amino-acid sequence MASLLHTASRSSLASRDSLRHRTYLPNYSRSQIPILNSVRCGVGEPLKYANGKPCVPLLRSEDLVPTFSDTKTHLVNEISKNDTRLRIFSGTANPALSQEIACCMGLELGRIKIKRFADGEIYVQLQESVRGCDVYLVQPTCPPANENLMELLVMIDACRRASAKNITAVIPYFGYARADRKTQGRESIAAKLVANLITEAGANRVLACDLHSGQSMGYFDIPVDHVYGQPVILDYLASKTIYSDDLVVVSPDVGGVARARAFAKKLSDAPLAIVDKRRHGHNVAEVMNLIGDVKGKVAVMVDDMIDTAGTITKGAALLHQEGAREVYACCTHAVFSPPAIERLSSGLFQEVIITNTIPVSEQNYFPQLTVLSVANLLGETIWRVHDDCSGGYEPYSTLGID; translated from the exons ATGGCGTCGCTGCTTCACACAGCGTCCCGGTCCTCTCTCGCTTCTCGCGACTCTCTACGCCATCGCACTTACCTCCCCAACTACTCTCGCTCTCAAATCCCCATCCTGAATTCCGTG AGGTGTGGTGTGGGAGAGCCTCTCAAGTATGCAAATGGAAAGCCGTGCGTTCCACTCCTCAGGAGTGAAGATTTGGTGCCGACTTTTTCGGACACGAAAACACATTTGGTGAATGAAATTAGCAAGAATGATACCAGGCTCAGGATCTTTTCCGGCACTGCGAACCCTGCGCTGTCTCAG gAAATTGCTTGCTGCATGGGCCTGGAACTTGGAAGGATTAAGATCAAACGCTTTGCTGATGGAGAGATATATGTTCAGTTGCAAGAGAGTGTAAGGGGGTGTGATGTATATCTTGTGCAACCCACATGTCCTCCTGCAAATGAAAATCTTATGGAGCTTCTTGTCATGATTGATGCTTGTCGGAGGGCTTCAGCCAAGAATATCACTGCTGTGATTCCATATTTTGGCTATGCCAGGGCTGATAGAAAG ACTCAAGGGCGTGAATCTATTGCAGCCAAACTTGTTGCAAATTTGATTACAGAAGCAGGTGCAAATCGTGTTCTTGCATGTGATCTTCATTCTGGGCAGTCTATGGGATATTTTGATATTCCTGTGGATCATGTATATGGTCAG CCTGTGATACTTGATTATCTCGCCAGCAAGACTATATACTCTGATGATTTGGTAGTGGTCTCACCCGATGTTGGGGGTGTTGCTAGAGCTCGTGCTTTCGCGAAAAAATTATCTGATGCTCCTTTAGCCATTGTTGATAAAAGACGTCACGGGCACAATGTGGCGGAG GTGATGAATTTGATAGGTGATGTCAAGGGAAAAGTAGCAGTTATGGTGGATGACATGATTGACACAGCTG GGACCATTACAAAAGGTGCTGCTTTACTACACCAAGAGGGTGCCAGGGAAGTCTATGCATGTTGTACGCATGCGGTTTTTAG CCCTCCTGCTATAGAGAGGCTGTCGAGCGGTTTGTTTCAAGAGGTGATCATAACAAATACCATTCCAGTGTCGGAGCAGAATTATTTTCCCCAGCTAACTGTCTTGTCAGTAGCGAATCTTCTGGGCGAGACCATATGGCGTGTTCATGATGACTGCTCT GGTGGCTATGAACCCTATTCCACCTTGGGCATTGATTGA
- the LOC139197662 gene encoding tapetal oleosin GRP-16-like — MDQAAMGFLNMNTDHTTKDSRSGVPGGERTEGGGDCIVGAGGELLAGGGADLEPDGGVTVGDEGDFSGASPCGASGESDKGGGTSAGGGGDSVDLGGGEVRHLLEVLGKIWEGELSDGGGGEASGGVLT; from the exons ATGGATCAAGCTGCGATGGGCTTTCTGAATATGAACACAGACCACACAACCAAAGATTCAAG GAGCGGAGTACCAGGGGGTGAAAGGACCGAAGGAGGTGGTGATTGCATCGTGGGTGCAGGGGGTGAGTTATTAGCTGGTGGAGGAGCAGATTTGGAACCAGATGGAGGTGTGACGGTGGGGGATGAAGGAGATTTTTCTGGTGCTTCACCTTGTGGTGCTAGTGGAGAATCGGACAAAGGGGGCGGAACATCAGCTGGAGGAGGTGGGGACTCTGTGGATTTAGGTGGAGGTGAGGTGAGGCATCTGCTGGAGGTGTTGGGGAAGATTTGGGAGGGGGAACTTTCTGATGGAGGTGGTGGGGAAGCATCTGGTGGGGTTCTGACATAG